A window of the Diceros bicornis minor isolate mBicDic1 chromosome 28, mDicBic1.mat.cur, whole genome shotgun sequence genome harbors these coding sequences:
- the SLC46A2 gene encoding thymic stromal cotransporter homolog → MSPEATCPRRCPWPRLQVWTWVEPVVASTQVAASLYDAGLLLVVKASFGAGAASNHSASPSPRGAPEDEQQRAISNFYIIYNLVVGLTPLLTAYGLGWLSDRYHRKISICVSLLGFVLSRLGLLLKLLLDWPVEVLYGAAALSGLCGGFSAFWSGVMSLGSLGCSEGRRSVRLILIDLILGLAGFCGSMASGHLFKQMVGGSRQGLVLTACSVSCAACALLYSLLVLRVPESMAKHSKAPPAVDTVSGTVGTYRTLDPDELDKPSVVEHPPSPGKAKPPKTIIALLFVGAILYDLAVTGTVDVIPLFVLREPLSWNQVQLGYGMAAGYTIFITSFLGVLVFSRCFRDTTMIMIGMVSFGSGALLLAFVKETYMFYIARAIMLFALIPITTIRSAMSKLIKGSSYGKVFVILQLSLTLTGVLTSTMYNKIYQLTMDKFVGTCFALSSFLSFLAMVPIGIVAYKQASQLQYGDITET, encoded by the exons ATGAGCCCCGAGGCCACCTGCCCGAGGAGGTGCCCCTGGCCTCGTCTCCAGGTGTGGACCTGGGTCGAGCCCGTGGTGGCCTCCACCCAGGTAGCCGCCTCCCTCTACGACGCGGGGCTGCTCCTCGTGGTGAAGGCGTCGTTCGGAGCCGGGGCCGCCTCCAATCACAGCGCCAGCCCGTCGCCCCGGGGGGCTCCGGAGGACGAACAGCAGAGGGCCATCTCCAATTTCTACATCATCTACAACCTCGTGGTGGGCTTGACGCCCCTGCTGACGGCCTACGGGCTGGGCTGGCTCAGCGACCGCTACCACCGCAAGATCTCCATCTGCGTGTCCCTGCTGGGCTTCGTGCTCTCCCGCCTGGGGCTGCTGCTCAAGTTGCTGCTGGACTGGCCCGTGGAGGTGCTGTACGGGGCGGCGGCGCTGAGCGGGCTGTGCGGCGGCTTCTCGGCGTTCTGGTCGGGGGTCATGTCCCTGGGATCCCTCGGCTGCTCCGAGGGCCGCCGCTCCGTGCGCCTCATCCTTATTGACCTGATCCTGGGCTTGGCGGGATTCTGCGGGAGCATGGCCTCTGGACATCTCTTCAAGCAGATGGTTGGGGGCTCCAGGCAGGGTCTGGTGCTGACAGCCTGCAGCGTGAGCTGTGCCGCTTGTGCCCTTTTGTACAGCCTCTTGGTCCTGAGGGTCCCCGAGTCCATGGCCAAGCACAGCAAGGCACCCCCTGCCGTGGATACTGTGTCTGGCACGGTTGGCACATACCGCACCCTGGACCCTGATGAGCTGGACAAGCCGAGTGTGGTGGAGCACCCTCCATCTCCTGGGAAAGCAAAGCCCCCAAAAACCATCATTGCCTTGCTCTTTGTGGGTGCCATTCTATATGACCTGGCAGTGACGGGCACAGTGGACGTGATACCCCTTTTTGTGCTGAGGGAGCCTCTCAGTTGGAACCAAGTGCAGCTGGGCTATGGTATGGCTGCAGGGTACACCATCTTCATCACCAGCTTCCTGGGCGTCCTGGTCTTCTCCCGCTGCTTCCGGGACACCACCATGATCATGATTGGGATGGTCTCCTTTGGGTCAGGAGCCCTCCTCTTGGCTTTTGTGAAAGAGACATACATGTTCTATATTG CTCGAGCCATCATGCTGTTCGCTCTCATCCCCATTACAACCATCAGATCAGCAATGTCTAAACTCATAAAGGGCTCCTCCTATG GAAAGGTGTTCGTCATCCTGCAGCTGTCGCTGACTCTGACCGGGGTGCTGACATCCACGATGTACAACAAGATCTATCAGCTCACTATGGACAAGTTTGTCGGCACCTGCTTTGctctctcctcctttttgtccttcCTGGCCATGGTCCCAATTGG CATCGTGGCCTATAAACAAGCCTCGCAGTTGCAATATGGAGACATCACAGAGACATGA